The Sandaracinus amylolyticus genomic interval TCGCAGCGGGCTGCGGATCACGCCGACGTTCGTCTCCCAGGACGCGACGCTCGAGCGTTATCGCTTCCTCTTCGCGGATCGCACGCAGGGCGACGCGAGCACGCCGATGAGCGGCTTCGCGCAGGTGCACCTCGGCGGGATCCGCGGCGCGTACGGTCGCTTCACGCTGCAGGGCGGCGTGCAGCGGCTCGACTCGATGGCCGAGCTGCAGGTGAGCTCGGTGCTCTCGCATCGCAGCCGCGTCGCGATCGACAACTTCTGGATCGATCTGCGCCACGAGGCCGAGTGGTCCGAGCTCGTGTCGACGACGATCGACGTCGGGTACTCGACGGGCGGACCGACGCGCGACATGCGCCTCGCGCTCGCGCAGAACCACGACGCGACGTGGCGCCCGCAGTTCGGATACGACGCGTTCAACGCGAGCGCCGCCGTGGTGATCTCGCCGCTCGGTCGTCAGCTCTCGTTCCGCGTGGCGGCGGATCTGCTCGTCGACCTCGAGAACATCCTCTACTACCGGCAGACGTTCAGCGCGCCGGGCGAGGGTGGTGAGCCGCCGGCGACGATCGATCTGATCTCGCCCTCGACCGATCGCGAGCAGACGATCACCGACTTCGGCGTGTCGCTCGGCGTCGCGAGCGTGCCGCTGCCGACCGAGCTCCCGGGGCTGCGCCTCACCGGCGATCTGCGCGTGGATCTGATCCGCTACGGGCCGATCGAGTACCCGGCGCAGGTGAGCTGGCGCGCGGGCGTGATCTACCAGTGGTCGCCCGAGGTCACGACGAAGATCGTCGGCGGGCAGGCGTTCCAGACTCCTTCGGGCGTGCTGATGTTCGCGCAGGGCGGGTTCGGCATCGCGAACAACGTCCTCGGCAACTTCGACGTGAACGTGCTCGGCGTGCCGCCGCTGCGGCCGCAGGTCGTCACCGGTGCCGAGGCGATCGCGAGCCTCGAGCTGCTCGATCGCGCGCTCGCGATCGACGCGGGGCTCTACGTGCAGAGCGTCGACGATCGCATCGTGTTCAACCAGCTCGCGACCGACTTCGTGGCGGTGAACGAGGCGCAGGCGACCTCGATGGGCGTGTTGCTCAGCGCGCGGCTCACCGTCGATCGGCTGAGCGCGTGGACGAACGTGACCGGCGGCGTGCAGGTGCTGGAGAGCGGGATCTCGACGCGACCGCCGCCGCAGTACCCGTCGATCTTCGGCGCGTCCGGCTTCGACGTCACGATCTCGGAGATCCACGTGCGCGCGGGCGCGGGCGTGCGCTGGGCGGGAGAGCGCGGCGCGACGCAGAGCAATTCGCTGCTCAACGACGGTCGCGCGTACACGCTCGATCCGTACGCGCTCATCGATCTCACGCTGAGCACCGTCGACCTGCGCGTGCTCGGCGAGAGCGAGACGCGCATCGTCGTCGCGATCCGGAACCTGCTCGATACGCGCTACTCCGAGCCCTACTTCGCCGGCTACGACCTGCCGAGCCAGGGGCGGACGATGTGGATCGAGCTGCGGCAGGTCTTCTGATGCGGGAGGGCTCGATGCGCTCGTCCACGATCGCCGTCGTCGTCGTCGCGCTCGCGCTCGGGTGTGCGCCCGACGACGCGACGCGCGCGGGGCCGAACGTCGTCACGATCGGCGCGGTGATCGATCAGACGGGATCGAACGCGCGGCCGCAGTGGCGAGACGCAGCCGAGCTCGCGATCGCGCACGCGAACCGCGGGCTCGAGCTGGCCGGTGGGCACCGCGATCTGCGCTTCGAGCTGCGGTTCAGCGACTCGAGCGGCGTGCCGCGCGTCGCGATGGACCGCGCGCTCGCGATGACGCGCGACCACGCGGTGGCCGGGCTGATCACCGACACCACCGAGGACGTGCTCGCGATCGCGGGGACGCAGTACGACCCCGAGGTCGACGACGTCGGCGTGCCGATCGTGTGCATGGCGTGCACGTCGCCGGAGCTCGGCGATCCGATCGCGGCCGATCCCGACTTCGTGCGCCAGCAGGCGATGCGCGATCGTGATCACTGGGTGTGGCGCACCGCGGCGGACTCCGATCCCGAAGCGGTCGCGCTGCTCCACGCTGCGCGCGCGCTCGGCGATCGTGGCGACACGAACGGCGACGGCGTGTGGAAGGTCGCGTTCTACGTCGTCGACGACGAGTTCGGGAACGGCTTCTTCGAGGGCATCCAGCGCGCGCGCGATCGCAGCTACCCGCTGATCGATCCGACGGGCGACTTCATCCGAGGCGGGCTGCGCCTCGAGATCGTGCGGCACGCGCCCGACATCGACGCGAACACGCATCGCTGGGACGCGGACCTCGCGGCGCTCACCGACGATCGCAACGAAGAGCCCGAGGTGAACCCCGGCGTGTCGCGCCCGGGCGAGCCGCTACCGGACTTCGTGATCGACGGAGAGCCCGACGCGATCGTCGAGATCACGTTCCCGCTCTTCGCGGCATCGATCACGCGCGCGTACGTGCAGGCCGGTGACGAGGTGCGCGCGATGCCGTTCCTCCATCATCACAACTGGCGGCACGAGACCACGCTGGTGCGCCTCGTCGGCTTCGATACCGATGGTCAGGAGGGCGTGTCGCACGCCGTGCTCGACAACTGCCAGACGTCGGGCCGCACGTTCGCGGAGTCGATGCGCGACGAGGTCGGTCACGAGGCCGGCATCTGGGACGCGCAGACCTACGACGCGGCGATGGCGCTGATGCTCGCGACGTTGATCGCGATCGAGGAGACCGATCCCGCGACGAACGCGCAGGTCGAGGGCACTGCGGTGCGCGACGCGCTCGCGCGTGTGTCGTCGGGCGACGCCGCGGCGACGACGATCGTCGCGGGGCCGGAGGGCTTCGCCGAGGCGGTGCGCGCGATCCGCGACGGTACGCCGATCGAGTACGAGGGCGCGTCGGGGCCGGTCGACTTCGATGCCGCGGGCGACGTCCGCAACAACTTCGTGCACTACCGCGTCGAGGGCGCGCGCTTCGTGGATCAGCGCACGTTCGGGTGCGTCGCGGATCCCGAGGGCTGCGCCGTGGTCGAGGGAGCGTGCGGGCTCTGATGCCGCGCACGCGAGGGGAGGGGACGATGGCGAAGAAGAACGGAGCTCGATCGCCGCTGTCGCGTCGTGGGTTCCTTCGCACGAGCGCGAGCGCGGCGGGCGCCGCGGGGCTCGCGGCGAGCGGGATCGGTTCGCTGGTCGGCTGCGGCGGCGACGACGACGTGCCGATGACGACGCCCGACGCGGGCCGTCGCGAGACGCAGCTGCGGATCCTCGGCTGGACGCACTTCGTGCCGGGGCACGACGTGTGGTTCGATCGCTTCGCGCGCGAGTGGGGCGAGGCGAACGGCGTGGAGGTCGTCGTCGAGCGCGTGCCGTTCAACATGGTGCGGCCGACGTTCATGGCGGAGATGGAGTCGGGCACCGGGCACGACATCTACGAGTGGCCGACGCCGCAGGCGGATCTCGAGCCGCACGTCGTCTCGCTGAACGAGATGATGACGGAGCTCGAGGCGCGGCACGGGACGATGATCCCGCTCTGTCGTCAGAGCTGCTTCAACCCGCGCACCAACAACTTCTACGCGCTGAACCACGGGTGGGCGCCGGACCCTGCGAACTTCCGCAGCTCGCTGTGGAGCGCGGTCGGCATGCCGCAGGGCCCGAGCACGTGGCAGCAGCTGCTCGAGGGCGGCCGTCAGATCAAGACGGCGATGGACGTGCACGTCGGCATCGGGCTCGCGGGCAGCGATCCCGATGCGAACATGGCGTGCCGCGCGCTGCTGTGGTCGTACGGCGCGAGCGTGCAGAGCGCGAGCGCCGAGGTCGTGATCAACTCGCCGCAGTCGATCGCGGCGGTCGAGTTCATGCGCGAGCTGTACGCGGACACGATGGTGCCCGAGGTGCTCGCGTGGGGCGCGGCGGACAACAACATCGCGCTCGTCGAGGGGCGCGCGTCGTACATCATCAATTCGATCTCGGCGTACCGCACCGCGCAGACGAACGTGCCGGCGACTGCCGCCGACGTCTTCTTCGGTCGCGCGCTGATGGGGCCGGCGACCGCGCTCGTCGGCGCGCACGCGAACGTGTCGATGATGGTCGCGCGCCACGCGCGGAACCCGAACGCCGCGCAGGACTTCATGCTCCACCTCGTCGAGCGCTACAACGAGGTCGTCTACAACTCGGCGCTCTACAACCTCCCGGCGTTCCCGAGCACGACGCCGCAGCTCACGGGCGACGACGGGTGGCTCGCGCAGGACCCGTTCGAGTCGCAGCCCGCGGACAAGCTCTCGCTGCTCACGGACGCGGAGTCGTGGAGCACGAACGTCGGGTATCCGGGCGCGGCGAACCCGGCGGTCGGCGAGGTGCTCGCGAGCGGCATCGTGCCCCAGATGTTCCTGCGCGCCGCGAACGGCGAGATGACGTCGGAGCAGGCCGTGCAGTGGGCCGAGGATCAGATCGCGCCCATCTACGAGCGCTGGCGCGCGGAGGGGCTGATTTGATCGTCGGCGCGCGAGCGTGGCTGTGCGACGTGGTGCGCGTGAATCGACGCGTCCGCGCTCACGTCTTCGCTCGTCGCGCGGCTCGCCGCGATTACCATCGTCATCTCGAGATCGGATGAGGAAGCTCGCCGCCACGTTCCTGGTCGTGCTCCTCGCGTCGGTTGTGCCCGTCGCGACGGTGGAGTCCGTGCTGCCGGCGATCGCCCAGGCGCAGGACGCGTCGCGCGAGGCGGCGCTCATCCTGCGGATCCTCTCGTACGATCGGAACCTCGCGCAGCGCGCGACGAACGGGCGCGTCGCCGTGCTGATCGTCTACCAGCAGGGCAACGGCGCGTCGGAGGCGGAGCGCTCGCGCGTCGTGACCGCGCTGAACGCGCTCGGCGCGCGCACGACCGTCAGCAACATGCAGGCGCGCGCGGTGGAGCACGCGTTCCGCGATCGCGCGACGCTGGTGCAAGCGGCGCGCACGGCGGGCGCGACCGCGATCTTCGTGTGCGGTGGGCTCGGCGGTGCGGCGCAGCAGATCTCGCAGGCCGCGCGTGAGGCGCGCACGCTCTCGATGACGTCGGAGAGCGAGGGCGTGCGTCGCGGCGGGCTCGGCGTCGGGCTCGTCGCGGATGGCTCGCAGGTGCGCCTCGTGATCAACCTCCCGGCGGTCGAAGCGGAAGGCGCGCGGCTCGACGCGGCGGTGCTGCGGCTCGCCGAAGTCATCCGCTGAGCGAGCTCCGCGCGCACGACGTCGGCGAGGGCGCGCTCAGTCGCGTGCGCGACGCTGCGCCGCGCTCGCGAGCGTGCGGCCGTGCGGTGTCGTGTCGGCGTGGCTCGCGGCGCATCGGAACGCCGCGCGCGCCTGGGCGCGCTCTCCGCGCTTCTCGAGCGTCTCGCCGAGGAGGAACCACGCCTCGGCGCGCGTGGGCGTGATCTCGAGCGCCGCCCGCAGCGCGCGCTCCGCTTCGTCGAGCTCACCGAGGCCCAGCGCACGCGCAGCGCGCTCGAGCTCGTCGACGCTCGGCGCCGTGAACGCCGGCGGCGCAGCGGCGATGCGCGCCGCGCTCGACGGAGGCTCGAGCCACCCCAGCGGATCGCCGTGGCGCAGCGAGGGTGGGATCGCGACGAGCGCCTCGACCGGCGCGACGATCATCGCGCCGCCCGGACGAAGCCGCGCCGCGAGCCGGCTCGCGATCGCGGCGGCCTGCGCGGCGGGGAAGTAGATGAGCACGTTGCGACAGAGCACCACGTCGAACGGCCCCGCGCCCCGATCGGGATCGGGCTCGGTAATCGACGCGCGCTCGAAGCGCACGACGCGCCGGAGCGCGTCGGGCGCGCTCCACGACGACGGGATCGCGATCGGCGCGCCCGCGCCGCCGATCACGCGCGGATAGATCCCGGCGCGCGCGGTGCGCAGCGCCTCGGGGCTCACGTCGGTCGCGAGCAGCTCGATGTCGATCCCGAGCTGCGACGCGAGCAGCGCGACGCTCCACGGCTCTTCGCCGGTCGCGCATCCGGCGCACCAGATGCGCACGGGCGCGCCGCGTCGCTCGACGATGCGCGGCAGCTCGCGCGCGAGGCGCTCGAAGTGCTCGGGGTGCCGGAAGAAGCGGGTGTGCGGCACCGTCGCCGCGGACACCAGCGCATCGAGCGCTTCTGCGTCGGGACGCGCGAGCAGATCCCGCGCGAGCGCCAGCGGCGACGTGCGTCGCGCCCGCGCGATGCGATCGAGCGCGAGCCGCAACGCGCTCGGCCACGGCTCGAGCGTGTGCCCGAGGCGCGGCGAGATCAGCGCGCGCAGCAGCTGCGCGAGCTCGCGATCAGCGTCGGCGTCGGAGGGCTTCGCGGACATCGGTGACGATCGTGTCGAGGCGCACCGCCCGCACGCGCGGCGAGACGTCGAGCGCGTGGCGCGGCATCGACGGCGCGGCGCACTCGTCGGGGCTCAGCGCGAGGCACGTCGCGCTCCCTTCGAGCGCGAGCGCGATGCCGCGCGCTCCGTCGCGCCCCATGCCCGAGAGCACGAGCGCGACCACGCGCCGTCCGAGCGACGCGGCCGACGCGAGCGCGCGATCCGCGGAGGGCACGTGGAGCTCTCCGATCGCGCCCGCGACGAGCCGCACGACGCCGTTCTCGATCACGAGGTGACGCCCCGCGGGCGCGATCAGCGCGCGCCCGCTCGCGAGCGCATCGCCGTGGCGCGCGGGCCGCGCAGGCAGGCCGAGCCCCGCGATCCATCGTGCGAATCCGACCTCACCGCCGAGCGGCAGGTGCTGCACGACGACGATCGCCGCGGGCACGTCGCGCAGCCCCGGCACCAGACGCTCGAGCGCGCGCGGCGCGCCCGTCGAGCCGGCGATCACGAGCACCGGGAGCTCGCGCGCGATCGACTGCGTGGCCGCGTCGCGCACGATCGCGCGCAGCCTCGTCTCTCCGGGCTCGGTGCCGAGCTCGCGCTTGGACACGAACGCGACCGCGCCCTGCGCCACCGCCTCGAGCGCGACGTCGGAGCCCTCCGCGACGTCGCTGACCACGACGACGGGCACGCGCGCCGCGATCTCGCGGATCGCACCGAGCCCCGACGCGCCCGGCATCCACACGTCGAGCACCACGACCGACGCGGTGTCGAGATCGCCCCACGCGCGCAGCTCGTCGACGCTCGCGAAGCGCTTGATCACCCGGACGTCGTCGTCGCTCTCGAGGATCCGCGCGATCCGCTGCGCGGCGATGTCGGAGTCGTCGACGACACAGACTCGAAGCGTCATCGCGCCAGACACTCGTCGATCACCTGTCGCAGCTCCGTCTCGACGAAGCGCTGCTTGGAGAGGAATCCACGCACGCCGAGCGCGCGTGCGCGGTCGCGCACCGCGGGCTCGCTGCGCGTGGTGAGCACGATCACCGGCACCTCGCGCAGCGCGGGATCGCCGCGCAGCTCCGCGATCATCTCGAGCCCGCCGAGGAACGGCATCTCGACGTCGGTGAGGATCAGATCGGGGCGCTCGGTGCGCGCGAGCAGGAGCCCCTGCTTGCCGTCGGACGCGTCCGATACTTTGAGCCCAAACGATCTCAGGATGCCGAGGAGCAGCTCGCGCGCGACGGGCGCGTCCTCCACCACGAGCACGTGCGGCACCGCGCGCCGCGGCGACGTCGAAGGACGCGCCGCGCTGGTCGCGACACGGCCGCGCAGCGTCGCGTGGGTCGCGTCGGCGTCGAGCAGGAAGTAGACGCCGCCGTCGGGCGCGGGCGCGACGCCGCGCACCACGTCGGAGCGCACCGCGAGCTCGTCGATCCGCTCGAACGCCATCGGGCGCGGGTTGTCGTACCCGTCGACGCGCAGCGCGAACACGCCGGTGCGGTGGTGCGTGATCACCGCGACGTCGCCCGCGCGCGGCGGCTCGGCCGCGCCGAAGAGCGCGCCGAGGTCGAAGAGCGGCACGAGATCTGCGGCGTTCGCCGGTCCTCGCGCGAGGCGCCACCCATCGCTCGCGCGCACCGGCTCGCCCATGCGCTCGACGGCGAGCACCTCGCGCACCGGGATCGCGAGCCGCGTCCCGCGGCACTCGATCGGCACCACGATGTCGGCGCGCAGCATCGTCGGGAGCACGATCTCGAAGCGCGTGCCGCGCCCGCGCTCGGACTCGACGCGCACGCTGCCGCCGACCGCCGCGACCTCGCGCGCGACCACGTCGAGCCCGACACCGCGTCCCGAGATGTCGGTCACTTCGTCGCGCGTCGTCACGCCCTGCTCGAAGATGCGCTGCAGCAGCTCGGAGTCGTCGCCCTCGTGGCGGAGCCGAGTGCGCATCCGCTCGAGATCGACGCCTCCGCCGTCGTCCTCGACGATCACCTGCACGCTCGAGTCGGTCTGGTGGATCGTGATCTCGATGCGACCGACCGGCGACTTGCCCGCCGCGGTGCGCGCGAGCTCGCTCTCGATCCCGTGATCGACCGCGTTTCGCACGAGGTGCAGCAGCGCGGGGCCGAGCGAGCGCTCCACCGACGCATCGACGTACGCGTCGCCCGAGACCAGCAGCTCGACGCGCTTGCCGAGCGCGTGCGCCGTCGAGCGCGCGGCGCGATGCACCTGCGACTTCAGCGCCGCGACCGAGACCATCGCGGCCGAGCGCACCGTGTCCTCGAGCTGCTCGAGCGCCATCTCGAGCGCGAACTCGTGCGTCGACCACTGCGCCGCGAGATCGCCCATGCGCCGCTCGATCTCCGCGCCGTACCCGAGCGTCTTCACGATGCGCTCCGCGAGCGCCTCCGGCGGCAGCTGCGGATCGATCTCCGAGAGCAGCGCCCGGAGCATGCGCCGCACCTCGCGCAGGGCAGGGTGCAGCAGCGAGTGCTCGCGATGGAGGCGCCGCGCTTCGTGGACCAGCGGCGCGAGGCGCGCGGGATCGAGCGAAGGGCGCGCGTGCTCGACGTGCTCGGCGCGTGCCTCGACCTCGGTGTGCGTCGCGTCGGCGTGCGTCTCGGTCGACGTCGCAGCCGCGGCGCTCGCCGCGGCGAGCCGCGCGAAGATCTCGTCGAGGTCGATCTCGAGCGCGCCCTCCGACGCCGCCATCGCCGAGATCGCGTCGAGCGCGGTGAGGATCGCGTCGCCCGCGCCCTCGCTCATCGCCTTCGACGCGCGCTCGACGACGCCCTCCATCGACTGCAGCAGGTGGCCGCAGTCGGCGAGGCCGAGCATGTGCGCCTCACCCTTCATCGTGTGGAGCAGCCGCTTCAGCGAGCGCGACGCGCCCGCGTCGCCCTGCTCGAGCGCGATCCACAGATCCGTCGCCTCGCTGATGCGATCCGACGCCGCGTCCCAGAACGCGCGGACGAGATCGCGATCCTGCACCGCCATCGATCAGCGCCCGCTGCGATGATCTCGCGGCAGCTCGGCGGACGCGACGCGGAACGCCTGGATCGCCTGCTTCAGCTCGTGCGAGAGCTGCAGCAGCGACTCCGCGGAGCGCGTCGTCGCCGCCGATCCGGTGAGCGACTCGTTCACCGCGCGCACCACCTCGTCGGCCGCGGACTTCGCCTGCGACGTGCCTTCCTGATGGCGGTTCACCGCGTCGGAGATCTTCGCGGCCGCCGCCGCCGCGTCGCGCGCGAGCTTCGTGCTCTCCTCGGTCGCGAGCACCGACGCGTGCGACGCCGCGCGCATGTCCGCGACGAGCTTCCGGATGTCGCGCACCGAGTCCATCACGTGCTCGGACAGCCGCCGCATCTCGGCCGCGACCAGCGAGAACCCGCGCCCGACCTCGCCCGCCTTCGTGCCCTCGAGCGCGGCATTCAGCGCGAGCAGATCCGAGCGATCCGCGATGTCCTGGATGAGCGAGAGGATCTCGCCGATGCGATCGGAGTGCGCGCTCACCAGGCGCGTCTGATCGGCCATGCGCGTCGAGCTCTCGAGCGTGCGGCCCGACATCTCGTGGACCGCCTGCGCGTCGCGCGCGACCGCGTCGGCCGCGGCCGCGAGCGTCTCGAGCGTGCGGCGGATCTCCTCGAGCGACGCGGTCTGCTGCGTCGCGAGCGTCTCCTGCTCGCGCACCGCGGAGAACATCCCCGCCGACGCCGACGCGACCGCGTCCGAGCTCGTGCCGATCCGCTGGGTCAGGCTGCGAAGGCTGTCGAGCATCCGCCGGAACGCGACGAAGAGCTCACCGTCGCCGCCGATCGATCCCGTGAGATCGCCGTCCGCGACGCGCACCGCGCCCTGCTGCAGCTCGCGCAGCCGATCGTTCATGCGCTCGAACGCCGTCGCCATCTCGCCGAGCTCGTCGTTCGAGTGCGACAGCGCGAGGTTGCTCGACACGTCACCGCGCGCGATCTGCTCCGCCGCGCGCGCCATGCGCTGCATCTGGCTCGACATGCGCGTCGCGAACACGAAGGACGCGAGCAGCCCGACGATCGCGACGCCGAGCCCCTGCATCGCGATCCAGCCGCGCGTCTCCTCGCGGCGCCGCGCGATCGCGGTGCTGCGCAGCGCGACCGCGACGGTCCCGATCGCGTCGTTGTTCCCGCGCGCCACCGGGGCCGCGACCACGACCAGCGACTCGCTCGCGGACACGTCCTGCGGCTCGTCGCGCATCCGCATCGTGCGCGGCGGGTTGCCGTCGCCCACGACCGTCACGCGCTCGCCGTTCGCGCGGTACACCGCGGCCCACTCGACGAGCCGATCGGCGAGCGCGACGCGCATCACCTCGGCGGCCGAGTCGTCCTGATCGAACTCGAGTGGCGCGACGACCGACTCCGAGAGCATCGCCGCCGTCGCGCGCGCGCGCTCGGTGATCGACTCGCGCTCCGCCTGCGCTGCGCGCTCCGGCACGAGCCACGCGTCGAGCCCCGTGATCACGAGGACCACGCCGAAGAGCAAGCCCGCGATCTTCCAACGAACCGAGACGAATCGGAACATGTGCCCTCGACGTCCGGAGGCGCTCAGCGCGCGCTCGAGCCCGAAAAGAGATCCAGATCGACCAGCCAGACGAGCCCGACGTCGTCCATCTCGGCGACGCCGACGACGTGAGGCAGGGCCATCGCGTCGCGCAGCAGATCGGGCAATGCGAAGAGGCGCTCCTCGGAGAGCCAGTCGAAGCGTGCTTCGGCGCAGTCCACGCGCCGCTCGCCGGCGCCGGTGCGCACCCACAGCGATCGCACGTCGCGCACCGACGCATCGGGCTCGCGGCGGAAGAGCGCGACCGGCCGCTCGTCGTCGCTCCCCGATCCCGAGGCGCGCACGACCTGCGACGCGGGGAGGGCGCAGCGCACTCCGTCGTGCGAGAGCAGCACCACGCGGCTCACCGCGGCTCCGCGAGCAGCTGCTTCACGATCTTCACGAGCGCGTCCGTGCCCGCCGACTTCGCGACCACCGCGTCGGCCTGCGCGTCGCGCGCGAGCACCTCGAGCTGCGTCGTGTCGTTCCCCGAGACGAGCACGATCTTCAGGTCGCCGAGCTTCTCCGTCTTGCGGAACAAGCTCGCGAGCTTGTCGCCACGCATCGACGGCATGTTGATGTCGATCACGACGAGGCGCGGCTGCGTGCGCAGGATCGCGCTCGTCGCGCCGATCGGCGAGGGAAGGTCGACGACGCGAAGCCCTGCGCCGGCGAGCGCGCGCTTCATCGACTCGCGCGCGATGTCGCTGTCGTCGATGACCAGGACGTCGGCCGAAGGAGTTCGCGAGCTCATCAGGTCGTCTCCCGTGCTGCGGCGATCAGCGCGACCGGATCCACGATCGTCAGCGGGCCCTCGGACGAGTCGACGAGCTCGCCGGCGGACGCGTCGCGTGCGAGCTCCACCGTGCTCACGCCGCGCGTCGTCTCCGCGGGGATCCCCACGAACCCGCGCGGCGTGCCGCACACGATGAGGCGACGCCCGGCGCGCGACTCGCCCGCGCCCGCGCCGAGCGGCGACTCGAGCACCGCGACGATGCGACCGCGGTCCTGCACCACGCCGGCGAAGCCCGCCGTCGCGCACGGCAGACGCGCCGGGGCCAGCCACGCGATCACCGCGTCCACCGACTCGGCGGGGACTCCGAGCAACGCACCTCCGTGCTCGAAGAGCAGCAGCGCGCGCCGATGTCGCGCCGTGCCCTCCGCGTCGCCCCGTCCCCCCGACAAATCCTCGCGAAATCGCGAGAGCGGATCCGTCACGTCTTCGATACTAGCCGACGATTCCGCGCTGATGGAACCTGAAAGTCAGGCCTCACCACACGCGAATGGCGTGCGAGTGCGCGTACTTGCGTCAGCCGGGGAACCGGTGCGCTAGCCCGGGAACCAGTGCGCTAGCCCGGGAACCACTGCGCGGGCATGCCCCGCCCGCTCACGATGAGCGCAGTGACGTCCATCGTGATCGCGACGCCGATGTGCACCACGCAGCCGCCCCAGATCGAGCGCGTCCGCAGCGCGAGCGTCCCGAGCACCACGCCCGCGAAGATCGCGGCGGCCGCCTCGAGGAACGGCTTGCCGAAGTGGATCATGCAGTAGGGCACGACCATCGCGAAGATCGCCTGCGAGCCCATCGCGCTGCGCATCGAGCGCATCCAGAAGCCGCGGAAGAAGAACTCGAGCGAGAGGAACTGCGCCGCGTAGAGCAGCTCCCACGCGATCAGATCGAACCAGCTGCGCGAGCAGAGATCGTAGAACGGGTAGTACTGCGTGAAGTGCGGCACGAAGCGCGCGACGAACATCACGCCGACGAACACCGCCGCGTAGCTGAGCCCGTAGATCCACGCGTGGTTGCGGATCTCCTTCGTCTCGAGGCCGTGGTCGCGCAGCCGCTCCTTGAAGAACCACTTCACGACGATCGCCGGGATCACGAAGTACCCGAGCACGCGGAAGCCCGACCACCACACGAAGTCCGCGAGCTCGAGCCACTGCGAGTCGCGCAGCCACGTCCAGAAGGTGTCTTCGCGCGAGCCGAGCGGCGCGAGCTCGCGCATCAGCTGGCGGAACGTCGTCGAGTGCCCGACGTACTCCATCACCGTCAGGCACAGCGCGCCCACGCAGAGCGCGATGATCGGCCGGTAGTCGTAGCCCTTGCCCGCGGCCTCGCGCTCGCTGCGCTCGTCGGACGCGAGCTCGTCGAGCACCCGCCACGCGCGCACGAAGAAGTTGCGCGGGTGCAGCTCGGTCAGGCGCTGCGGCCACGTCTTCGCCGAGAGCCCGTGCTCGAGCCACTCGATGCGCGCGCGCTTGTCGCTCTCGGCGGCGCTGCGGTACGGCCCCGCCTCGGACGCAGCGGCAGCGGCCTTCGCGGCAGCGCCTCGCTTGCTCACGAGGCCGACTCGCTCCGCGCGATGCCGCGATCGAGGCGCGCGAGCGTGCGCTCGCGACCGAGCACTTCCATCACGTCGAAGAGCCCGGGGCTCGCGGTCTTGCCGGTCATCGCGACGCGCGCCGGCTGCGCGACGTTCTTCATCTGCAGGCCCGCCTGCGCGAGCCACTCGTTGACGCTCGCCTCGAGCGCGACGCGATCGAACGAGTCGACCTTCGCGACGTGATCGCGCAGCGCCTTCAGCGTCGCCGCGCTCTCCTTCACGAGGAACTTCGCGACCGCCTTCTCGTCCTCGACGGGCGGCTCGCGGAAGTAGAAGTCGACCATCTCGACGATGTCGATCAGGGTCGTCGCGCGCGTCTTCACCGTCCCGACCGCGCCGACGTAACGATCGCGATCGCCATCGATCGCGCTCGCGATCGTCGCGTCCTTCGCGAACGGGCGCGCCCTCTCCGCGAGCTCTGCGTCGCCCAGCGCGCGCAGGTGCGAGGCCTGCACGTGCGCGAACTTCTTCGCGTCGTACTGCGCCGCGGTGCGGCCCACGCCGTCCCACGAGAACGCCTGGATCAGCTCGTCGCGCGTGAAGATCTCCTGATCGCCGTGCGACCAGCCGAGGCGCGCGAGGTAGTTGAGCACCGCGTCGGGCAGGTAGCCCATGTCGCGATACTCGGTCGTGCTCACCGCCGCGTGGCGCTTGCT includes:
- a CDS encoding methyl-accepting chemotaxis protein, whose translation is MFRFVSVRWKIAGLLFGVVLVITGLDAWLVPERAAQAERESITERARATAAMLSESVVAPLEFDQDDSAAEVMRVALADRLVEWAAVYRANGERVTVVGDGNPPRTMRMRDEPQDVSASESLVVVAAPVARGNNDAIGTVAVALRSTAIARRREETRGWIAMQGLGVAIVGLLASFVFATRMSSQMQRMARAAEQIARGDVSSNLALSHSNDELGEMATAFERMNDRLRELQQGAVRVADGDLTGSIGGDGELFVAFRRMLDSLRSLTQRIGTSSDAVASASAGMFSAVREQETLATQQTASLEEIRRTLETLAAAADAVARDAQAVHEMSGRTLESSTRMADQTRLVSAHSDRIGEILSLIQDIADRSDLLALNAALEGTKAGEVGRGFSLVAAEMRRLSEHVMDSVRDIRKLVADMRAASHASVLATEESTKLARDAAAAAAKISDAVNRHQEGTSQAKSAADEVVRAVNESLTGSAATTRSAESLLQLSHELKQAIQAFRVASAELPRDHRSGR
- a CDS encoding response regulator yields the protein MSSRTPSADVLVIDDSDIARESMKRALAGAGLRVVDLPSPIGATSAILRTQPRLVVIDINMPSMRGDKLASLFRKTEKLGDLKIVLVSGNDTTQLEVLARDAQADAVVAKSAGTDALVKIVKQLLAEPR
- a CDS encoding hybrid sensor histidine kinase/response regulator produces the protein MAVQDRDLVRAFWDAASDRISEATDLWIALEQGDAGASRSLKRLLHTMKGEAHMLGLADCGHLLQSMEGVVERASKAMSEGAGDAILTALDAISAMAASEGALEIDLDEIFARLAAASAAAATSTETHADATHTEVEARAEHVEHARPSLDPARLAPLVHEARRLHREHSLLHPALREVRRMLRALLSEIDPQLPPEALAERIVKTLGYGAEIERRMGDLAAQWSTHEFALEMALEQLEDTVRSAAMVSVAALKSQVHRAARSTAHALGKRVELLVSGDAYVDASVERSLGPALLHLVRNAVDHGIESELARTAAGKSPVGRIEITIHQTDSSVQVIVEDDGGGVDLERMRTRLRHEGDDSELLQRIFEQGVTTRDEVTDISGRGVGLDVVAREVAAVGGSVRVESERGRGTRFEIVLPTMLRADIVVPIECRGTRLAIPVREVLAVERMGEPVRASDGWRLARGPANAADLVPLFDLGALFGAAEPPRAGDVAVITHHRTGVFALRVDGYDNPRPMAFERIDELAVRSDVVRGVAPAPDGGVYFLLDADATHATLRGRVATSAARPSTSPRRAVPHVLVVEDAPVARELLLGILRSFGLKVSDASDGKQGLLLARTERPDLILTDVEMPFLGGLEMIAELRGDPALREVPVIVLTTRSEPAVRDRARALGVRGFLSKQRFVETELRQVIDECLAR
- a CDS encoding chemotaxis protein CheB — encoded protein: MTLRVCVVDDSDIAAQRIARILESDDDVRVIKRFASVDELRAWGDLDTASVVVLDVWMPGASGLGAIREIAARVPVVVVSDVAEGSDVALEAVAQGAVAFVSKRELGTEPGETRLRAIVRDAATQSIARELPVLVIAGSTGAPRALERLVPGLRDVPAAIVVVQHLPLGGEVGFARWIAGLGLPARPARHGDALASGRALIAPAGRHLVIENGVVRLVAGAIGELHVPSADRALASAASLGRRVVALVLSGMGRDGARGIALALEGSATCLALSPDECAAPSMPRHALDVSPRVRAVRLDTIVTDVREALRRRR
- a CDS encoding chemotaxis protein CheW; translated protein: MTDPLSRFREDLSGGRGDAEGTARHRRALLLFEHGGALLGVPAESVDAVIAWLAPARLPCATAGFAGVVQDRGRIVAVLESPLGAGAGESRAGRRLIVCGTPRGFVGIPAETTRGVSTVELARDASAGELVDSSEGPLTIVDPVALIAAARETT